In Labrus mixtus chromosome 11, fLabMix1.1, whole genome shotgun sequence, a single window of DNA contains:
- the znf576.2 gene encoding zinc finger protein 576.2, producing the protein MDSEILNIEEIVMGRGLPDPPPEVPPEKPVEPYKPKPKPITLNGPPASTVQPYQHENLQCFQCFITFCSAKAKERHMKKSHREEYKQQLQQGNTLFTCYVCDRTFPSSEELTQHQPTHSKDDKPFKCVHCKESFKTFSELTAHRRQVCPEKQLVCKDCNEIFRSAGLLRTHRLTQHPRPDVEPAEQPEDHTKTHRCAKCGQGFETEPELVAHQEKYPEGQQCNGSAPSVKKRGRPSKTEDPAGTEKKGKRKKKDEADVPEEEVKASSTSESAAPLAEEKGKAGAAKRGRPAKAAAKSETEDKKSPEDESEASAKEKKPKEVPAPARQHPCPECDLTLPSLIQLRAHKKEKHTPRKAHPCEECEESFARPEQLDAHMSRAHVVGRFACATCGKSFGRERTLKNHEKSHPEEKPENPSAKR; encoded by the exons ATGGACTCTGAAATTTTGAACATAGAGGAGATAGTGATGGGACGGGGACTGCCAGATCCACCCCCAGAGGTCCCCCCAGAAAAGCCTGTTGAACCATACAAGCCCAAGCCCAAGCCCATCACTCTGAATGGACCTCCTGCATCAACTGTTCAACCCT ACCAGCATGAGAATCTGCAGTGTTTCCAGTGCTTCATCACTTTCTGcagtgccaaagccaaggaaagACATATGAAGAAAAGTCACAGAGAAGAGTACAAGCAACAGCTTCAGCAG GGAAACACCTTGTTCACCTGCTACGTGTGTGATCGAACATTTCCGTCCTCTGAGGAGCTGACACAGCACCAGCCAACACATAGCAAGGACGACAAGCCCTTCAAATGCGTTCACTGCAAGGAGAGCTTTAAAACCTTTTCTGAG CTGACTGCCCATAGAAGACAGGTGTGTCCAGAGAAACAGTTGGTATGTAAAGATTGTAATGAAATCTTCAGAAGTGCTGGACTGCTGCGTACTCATCGCCTTACCCAGCATCCGCGCCCAGACGTCGAACCTGCAGAACAGCCAGAGGACCATACAAAAACCCACCGCTGTGCTAAGTGTGGCCAGGGCTTTGAAACAGAGCCGGAGTTGGTGGCACACCAGGAAAAGTATCCTGAAGGTCAGCAATGCAACGGTAGTGCTCCATCTGTCAAGAAACGTGGGCGGCCCTCCAAAACTGAAGACCCTGCGGGCACTGAGAAGAAGGGAAAGCGGAAAAAGAAGGACGAAGCAGATGTGcctgaggaggaggtgaaggccAGCAGCACATCCGAGTCAGCAGCTCCGTTGGctgaggaaaaaggaaaagcaggTGCAGCAAAGCGTGGCCGTCCAGCTAAAGCTGCAGCAAAATCAGAAACAGAAGATAAGAAGAGTCCTGAGGATGAAAGTGAGGCTTCTGCAAAAGAGAAGAAACCTAAAGAAGTTCCTGCTCCAGCCCGTCAGCACCCCTGTCCTGAATGTGACCTCACCCTCCCCAGCTTGATCCAGCTCCGAGCCCACAAGAAGGAGAAACACACCCCGCGGAAAGCCCATCCCTGTGAAGAATGTGAGGAGAGCTTTGCCCGTCCTGAGCAGCTGGATGCCCACATGTCAAGAGCTCACGTTGTGGGTCGCTTTGCCTGTGCAACCTGCGGGAAGAGCTTTGGCCGTGAGCGCACCTTAAAAAATCATGAGAAAAGCCACCCAGAGGAGAAGCCTGAAAACCCAAGTGCCAAGAGATAA